A part of Thermus sp. LT1-2-5 genomic DNA contains:
- a CDS encoding TldD/PmbA family protein, with product MLPTETVEAVLRRALQGGADFAEVYAERSLKRRMRARSGRLEEAISGLDYGAGIRLFFGPQVVYAYTNQLTREGLLEALETLLRARGTLGRVDERGQGGLDFRKRLPQGLHAPKVPLSAKDKRYRLERLREAEAGARIAPEIKEVETTLLEWEQEVLIANSEGTWAEERRVRTRLHVLAVAQDGAEVQTGVSAPGKSVGLELFDLYPPKAVGGKAARQALTNLRAKPAPAGTFPVVVGKGFGGVLFHEAVGHLLETTSVAKKASVLADRLGERVASPAVTYIDDGTLPHAWGSSEVDDEGHPTERTVLIEKGVLKAYMVDRLGHLLTGYPLTGSGRRQDYTFAPTSRMRNTFLAPGDKEVEELFQGITFGLYAKEMGGGQVKPGSGEYNFAVQEGYIIRHGRIEEPVRGAVLVGKGPETLKRVVAVAKDLENAPGMCGSLSGFVPVEVGQPHVLVEAMVVGGQA from the coding sequence GGCCTAGACTACGGGGCGGGCATCCGGCTTTTCTTCGGCCCCCAGGTGGTCTACGCCTACACCAACCAGCTCACCCGCGAAGGCCTCCTGGAGGCCTTGGAAACCCTCCTCCGCGCCCGGGGAACCTTGGGACGGGTGGACGAGCGGGGCCAGGGGGGCTTGGACTTCCGCAAGCGCCTCCCCCAGGGCCTCCACGCGCCCAAGGTCCCCCTTTCCGCAAAGGACAAGCGCTACCGCTTAGAGCGCCTCCGGGAGGCGGAAGCGGGGGCCCGCATCGCCCCAGAGATCAAGGAGGTGGAGACAACCCTCTTGGAGTGGGAGCAAGAAGTCCTCATCGCCAACAGCGAGGGCACCTGGGCCGAGGAGAGGCGGGTCCGCACTCGGCTCCACGTCCTGGCGGTAGCCCAGGACGGGGCCGAGGTGCAGACCGGGGTGAGCGCCCCGGGGAAAAGCGTGGGCCTAGAGCTTTTTGACCTCTACCCTCCTAAGGCGGTGGGGGGAAAGGCCGCCCGCCAGGCCCTGACCAACCTCCGGGCCAAGCCCGCCCCCGCCGGCACCTTCCCCGTGGTGGTGGGCAAGGGCTTCGGTGGGGTCCTCTTTCACGAAGCGGTGGGCCACCTCCTGGAGACCACCAGCGTAGCCAAAAAGGCCAGCGTCCTGGCGGACCGCCTCGGGGAGAGAGTGGCGAGCCCCGCCGTCACCTACATCGACGACGGAACCCTGCCCCACGCCTGGGGCTCCAGCGAGGTGGACGACGAGGGCCACCCCACGGAGCGCACGGTGCTCATTGAAAAAGGGGTTCTAAAGGCGTACATGGTGGATCGGCTCGGCCACCTCCTCACCGGCTACCCCCTCACGGGCTCGGGCCGCCGCCAGGACTACACCTTTGCCCCCACCTCCCGCATGCGCAACACCTTCCTTGCCCCCGGGGACAAGGAGGTGGAGGAGCTCTTCCAGGGCATAACCTTCGGCCTCTACGCCAAGGAGATGGGCGGTGGCCAGGTGAAGCCGGGATCGGGGGAGTACAACTTCGCCGTGCAGGAAGGGTACATCATCCGCCACGGGCGCATAGAGGAGCCGGTGCGCGGGGCGGTGCTCGTGGGCAAGGGGCCAGAGACCCTAAAGCGGGTGGTGGCGGTGGCCAAGGACCTGGAAAACGCCCCCGGGATGTGCGGCAGCCTTTCCGGCTTCGTGCCGGTGGAGGTGGGCCAACCCCACGTCCTGGTGGAGGCAATGGTGGTGGGAGGCCAGGCATGA